The Streptomyces clavuligerus genome includes a region encoding these proteins:
- a CDS encoding RICIN domain-containing protein produces the protein MATAALLLSAATVPSASAGSPPLEAGTYTVRTAHAGKCLGPQGDGSAGGEAVVQQPCDGRPSQRVTLITAGGDIPPNSFFVRTAAGLCWNVKDGLHHQGTPIIQWPCGPWSNEVFTAYGDRHPWTGHMLRTHTTRPKYWNCLHIRDASAADDAPLIQHPCNSSGAGGQNDTLHFTPA, from the coding sequence GTGGCGACGGCCGCTCTGCTGCTGTCGGCGGCCACGGTGCCGTCGGCGTCCGCGGGCAGCCCGCCGCTGGAGGCCGGCACCTACACCGTCCGCACCGCGCACGCTGGCAAGTGCCTCGGCCCCCAGGGCGACGGCAGTGCCGGCGGGGAGGCGGTCGTGCAGCAGCCCTGCGACGGCCGCCCCTCCCAGAGGGTCACCCTGATCACCGCCGGGGGCGACATCCCGCCGAACAGCTTCTTCGTCCGCACCGCCGCCGGGCTGTGCTGGAACGTCAAGGACGGCCTTCACCACCAGGGCACCCCGATCATCCAGTGGCCCTGCGGACCGTGGTCCAACGAGGTTTTCACCGCCTACGGCGACCGCCACCCCTGGACGGGCCACATGCTGCGGACGCACACCACCCGCCCGAAGTACTGGAACTGCCTCCACATCCGTGACGCCTCCGCCGCCGACGACGCCCCACTGATCCAGCACCCCTGCAACTCCAGCGGAGCGGGCGGACAGAACGACACCCTCCACTTCACCCCCGCCTGA
- a CDS encoding LamG-like jellyroll fold domain-containing protein: MVRHQGTVLAFALDDARRIVYTVLDLSSYDEKRGELDAAYWSENPAELPFPSEIVQVGFAVVGATAMPVVKKGSRAEADGGEELAEEERDRFLSSTARLTAGDVPFQVVSDGTHVVVLRQSVGSGHADAVFALTGGGCSGDGTRADVQRDAAGERVPVVSDSLLCDRFLLVAGRLKPVNEVRFKRSRHKSEPESAKDSLGAADMDGRPFFEPTQELVFVRNLTRGRFAAVLTPTAVQGQRRWQFFAHNSVTGRIDSFNVEQAGDGLFNTQGTRYWTSPDEKYRSSVFEREPGTCPFTGLALVPVASETLYAETALKFNGTDAYVAVAAGPGFGGGAYAVEAWISPGAAGGPVVARGSGSGVFRLRVTGAGAVVVDHGTQSLTATQSLGAGEFAHVAVSYDGSVATVYVNGAYSASGELPLVAGAGELRIGADRDGAFFAGVVDEVRVWDRARAQVEIGDERAHRLIGNEPGLAAYYRLDEGSGTRVYDQTDTAAHGTVAGGARWVTSLAPVGDHPGVRRDSFTLEGREVVSGLSASLYYQQEDAVSGYGEAAKPAKRQARVLLACATRPSGDSASPAHVATVDFGVGVDGRLADLPDVVVLSEVGRPVEETADQVTAQERKVEQLVLEEKAVKDEITALGVEKAGLEAEIAQAQSDPSAANDPTKWAAWLADDYLRNFFYTTTYRSPYPSRLVRLDTPDRWHVMRVAGVAGRYGNPAVALVNLDDGSKVLDAVAEPSRGELFPALRAYTLTDPLPTSAVWYVKGDMRTSMKLQSAVNDYWMATITVLAGESNAFARRLVKVGMAPDPFIQVKQARVAAVTVLVEQRTRDLAAKRAQLVAERAELARLSGVLLGAADLVLPVPHVSLNASGLSCAGAVLKFAWTSETPFVVDSAADRVALYFRGANGQLFAAYLDTTAVRGVQQLAAGGVTALFTARDPGVDLGSGTRITVSDSSVAGAGGDRAARLCDLTITRGGETETFTGLPRRARDLAAVVNGVPDQPVQVGTVASVTDDQVQLTAASAVAIPAYSYLWIGTASHLVTRAAVAGATALRVTPAPSAGLTPGTKVTLVRYDSAGASVSRPGASLVRGSRWITVSADKAEEPVPNGTATVRVTGHGSQWRGDAPGRAFQFDGTAQRLSLPAGRLGEVSVPAGDLTAEAWVKPLLVPSSRSRIVQVRSGDTKAALALAASDALSGGMLLDGTDDAMKIDNADPSGGDLTIEFWFKRGTPRTQQETVVSCATSGLSVGFTADGKFRFILVAGTGAQTLTTTSAYTDTDWHHWAVTFDRTSKIQTVYRDGVEVARRTATAVPAAGSYLIVGRSDFGTMQFCSGRLAELRTWSTVRSGGDIGADRYRRIGSAEPGLAGSWVYEKDRLGTAFASGQLLFADRGPHTRHGGVWGDPATADSPLAKYKVVAAVGDKTRISRDSYECGDWAHLAAVHEQSWALTFDGASWAETPDADALDITGDLTIEVFAKIDAIGTRQGLISKGRLGDGTGGSVPYQLSVLASGKLEFAFEEPGPTVKRYTSTTAVTAGFRRIALVRKAGQTTQEVKGKRKFPVTNSSGTTTEQEFDVVERVDVEEWQDIRFVVDGTELAVTSPTGSALPLGLTVDPGRYTGPGPRGNDGPLEIGRVREGTTAYPFKGTVGEVRIWGKARENNQLGTALQPRDDGLIARWTFEENEGNTTADLAGGYGLKLRGARWTADPDPKASSFTLHRNGEAIPTDTPTTSPLTEWSQEQLTLGALKTSATDFGEFFHGALEEVRLWRTARTPEQLLDSLFTRLKGDKQDLIGYWPFDSASTTPTSEAVRDHSLRGNHLDLGDETNRPAIVLSTAPVSTDTAAVRSALAGVRTRFHQSATAGPAASEYADLQYTPTGEATGVLKRAYAHITNGTWHLTTGYKVGDLVSEWVSQVQFDPQLIGYIEGAPPVPSENLTGGTDPAGCAKVTFQEADEVTSALSSSSERSVDTSFSVTAANEVDQDTLLILAPLGFGVASPLFEVGLLGSLGGSLEFSNAWTSETSVSQGTSTQRDTTATLTGAWEDDTQQLNDAIGRRWVPNNHGYALVQSETADVYALRLAHTGALVAYRMMPNPDIPKDWNIISFPINPQYTKQGTLDGAVGFDDRGKVLDPAYANATGRGDHSYFKPREAYALKRRILRERQQLENYYQNVSTDTGRSDPTEGRAEKLLESFVGPVPSPDAKQPTATADSYANRNIANTYVWTADGGFFAETTSTTDVVTQTTGGSYTLTGKVTGTLEAGFEVGGVGIGLQFEASLGGGLTVTRSRTKESTRTHSLEVECNPTRDLQKYTDGKPDYSGSKPVLVPGKVDAYRFMTFYLGQDTTHFDDFYNKVADPTWLAGSNDPAATALRQAQHSTRKPPCWRILHRVTYLSRILPAIPTADAPPLEKALHDVDVTSNYELIRRLDPYVSTATTDQAALADATRTALATHLPELLPHAPEITQFLADYYGIAD; encoded by the coding sequence ATGGTGCGGCATCAGGGGACGGTGCTGGCGTTCGCGCTGGATGATGCGCGGCGGATCGTCTACACGGTGCTGGATCTGTCGTCGTACGACGAGAAGCGGGGTGAGCTGGACGCGGCGTACTGGTCGGAGAATCCGGCCGAGCTGCCGTTCCCGTCGGAGATCGTCCAGGTCGGGTTCGCGGTGGTGGGCGCGACGGCGATGCCGGTGGTGAAGAAGGGTAGCCGCGCGGAGGCGGACGGGGGTGAGGAGCTGGCGGAGGAGGAGAGGGACCGGTTCCTGTCGTCGACGGCGCGGCTGACGGCGGGTGATGTGCCGTTCCAGGTGGTCTCGGACGGCACGCATGTGGTGGTGCTGCGGCAGTCGGTCGGTTCCGGCCATGCGGACGCGGTGTTCGCGCTGACCGGCGGGGGCTGCTCGGGTGACGGGACGCGTGCTGACGTTCAGAGGGATGCGGCCGGTGAGAGGGTGCCGGTGGTGTCCGACTCGCTGCTGTGTGACCGGTTCCTGTTGGTCGCCGGGCGGTTGAAGCCGGTGAACGAGGTGCGGTTCAAGCGGAGCCGGCACAAGAGCGAGCCGGAGTCGGCGAAGGACAGCCTGGGTGCGGCGGACATGGACGGCCGGCCGTTCTTCGAGCCGACGCAGGAGCTGGTGTTCGTCCGGAACCTCACGCGGGGGCGGTTCGCGGCGGTGCTGACGCCGACTGCGGTGCAGGGGCAGCGGCGGTGGCAGTTCTTCGCCCACAACTCGGTGACGGGCAGGATCGACTCGTTCAATGTGGAGCAGGCTGGGGACGGTCTGTTCAACACGCAGGGGACCCGTTACTGGACGAGTCCGGACGAGAAGTACCGGTCCTCGGTGTTCGAGCGGGAGCCGGGGACGTGTCCGTTCACCGGGCTGGCGCTGGTGCCCGTCGCGTCGGAGACGCTGTACGCGGAGACGGCGCTCAAGTTCAACGGCACCGATGCGTATGTCGCGGTCGCGGCGGGGCCGGGGTTCGGTGGCGGGGCGTATGCGGTGGAGGCGTGGATCAGCCCCGGCGCGGCGGGCGGGCCGGTGGTGGCCCGCGGGTCGGGGTCGGGCGTGTTCCGGCTGCGGGTGACCGGCGCCGGCGCGGTGGTGGTGGACCACGGTACGCAGTCGCTGACCGCCACGCAGTCGCTGGGGGCCGGGGAGTTCGCGCATGTGGCGGTCTCTTATGACGGGTCGGTGGCCACGGTGTATGTGAACGGCGCCTACAGCGCCAGTGGCGAGCTGCCGCTCGTGGCCGGGGCCGGGGAGCTGCGGATCGGTGCCGACCGGGATGGGGCGTTCTTCGCCGGGGTGGTCGACGAGGTGCGTGTCTGGGACCGGGCCAGGGCACAGGTGGAGATCGGCGACGAGCGGGCGCACCGGCTGATCGGGAACGAGCCGGGTCTGGCCGCCTACTACCGGCTGGACGAGGGCAGCGGGACGCGGGTGTACGACCAGACCGATACGGCGGCGCACGGTACTGTCGCCGGTGGGGCGCGGTGGGTGACGTCCCTGGCACCGGTGGGTGACCACCCGGGGGTGCGGCGGGACAGCTTCACGCTGGAGGGGCGGGAGGTGGTCTCGGGTTTGTCGGCGTCGCTCTATTACCAGCAGGAGGACGCGGTCTCCGGGTACGGGGAGGCGGCCAAGCCGGCGAAGCGGCAGGCCCGGGTGCTGCTGGCCTGCGCCACCCGGCCCAGCGGAGACAGCGCCTCACCGGCGCATGTCGCGACGGTCGACTTCGGGGTGGGGGTGGACGGGCGGCTCGCGGACCTCCCGGATGTGGTGGTCCTGTCCGAGGTGGGCCGCCCTGTGGAGGAGACCGCCGACCAGGTGACCGCGCAGGAGCGCAAGGTCGAGCAGCTCGTTCTGGAAGAGAAGGCGGTCAAGGACGAGATCACCGCGCTCGGGGTCGAGAAGGCGGGCCTTGAGGCCGAGATCGCGCAGGCGCAGAGCGACCCGTCCGCGGCCAACGATCCGACCAAGTGGGCCGCCTGGCTGGCTGACGACTACCTCAGAAACTTCTTCTACACCACCACGTACCGGTCTCCCTACCCGTCGCGGCTCGTTCGGCTGGACACACCCGACCGGTGGCACGTCATGCGGGTTGCGGGGGTGGCGGGCCGGTACGGGAATCCGGCGGTGGCGCTGGTCAACCTCGACGACGGCAGCAAGGTCCTGGACGCGGTCGCCGAGCCTTCCCGCGGCGAGTTGTTTCCCGCCCTGCGGGCGTACACGCTGACGGACCCCCTGCCGACGTCCGCCGTCTGGTACGTGAAGGGCGACATGCGGACCAGCATGAAGCTGCAGAGTGCGGTCAACGACTACTGGATGGCGACGATCACGGTATTGGCCGGGGAGTCGAACGCCTTCGCGCGGCGGCTGGTGAAGGTCGGGATGGCTCCCGACCCCTTCATTCAGGTCAAGCAGGCCCGGGTGGCCGCCGTCACTGTCCTGGTCGAGCAGCGGACGCGGGATCTGGCGGCCAAGCGGGCGCAGTTGGTGGCTGAGCGGGCGGAGCTGGCGCGGCTGAGCGGGGTGCTGCTGGGTGCGGCCGATCTGGTGCTGCCGGTGCCGCATGTGTCCCTGAACGCGAGCGGGCTGAGCTGTGCGGGGGCGGTGCTGAAGTTCGCGTGGACCTCGGAGACGCCGTTCGTGGTGGACAGCGCGGCCGACCGTGTGGCGTTGTACTTCCGGGGGGCGAACGGGCAGTTGTTCGCGGCGTATCTGGACACCACGGCGGTGCGGGGGGTCCAGCAGCTGGCGGCCGGGGGTGTGACGGCGCTGTTCACGGCCCGCGACCCCGGGGTGGACCTGGGCTCCGGCACGCGGATCACCGTCTCGGACTCCTCCGTGGCGGGCGCGGGCGGTGACCGGGCCGCGAGGCTGTGCGATCTGACGATCACCCGTGGCGGGGAGACGGAGACGTTCACCGGGCTCCCGCGGCGGGCCCGCGACCTGGCGGCGGTCGTCAACGGTGTCCCGGACCAGCCCGTGCAGGTCGGGACGGTCGCCAGCGTCACCGACGACCAGGTTCAGCTGACGGCGGCCTCGGCGGTGGCGATCCCCGCCTACAGCTATCTGTGGATCGGGACGGCGTCGCATCTGGTGACGCGCGCCGCCGTGGCGGGGGCGACCGCCTTGCGGGTGACCCCGGCGCCGTCGGCGGGTCTGACGCCCGGTACGAAGGTGACGCTGGTGCGCTACGACTCCGCGGGCGCCAGCGTGTCCCGGCCGGGCGCGTCGCTGGTCAGGGGTTCGCGGTGGATCACGGTCAGCGCCGACAAGGCGGAGGAGCCGGTGCCGAACGGGACCGCGACGGTGCGGGTCACCGGGCACGGCAGTCAGTGGCGCGGGGACGCCCCGGGTCGGGCGTTCCAGTTCGACGGCACCGCCCAGCGGCTGTCCCTGCCCGCCGGCCGGCTCGGTGAGGTGAGCGTCCCGGCCGGCGACCTCACTGCGGAGGCGTGGGTCAAACCACTCCTCGTCCCCTCCTCTCGGTCACGGATCGTGCAGGTCAGGAGCGGGGACACGAAGGCGGCGCTGGCGCTGGCCGCCTCGGACGCCCTGAGTGGCGGCATGCTGCTGGACGGCACGGACGACGCCATGAAGATCGACAACGCTGATCCGAGCGGCGGGGACCTCACCATCGAGTTCTGGTTCAAACGCGGCACCCCCCGAACCCAGCAGGAGACCGTCGTCTCCTGCGCGACCAGCGGACTCTCGGTGGGATTCACCGCGGACGGGAAGTTCCGCTTCATCCTCGTCGCAGGCACTGGTGCCCAGACTCTGACCACCACGAGCGCGTACACGGACACCGACTGGCACCACTGGGCGGTCACCTTCGACCGCACCAGCAAGATCCAGACCGTCTACCGCGACGGGGTGGAGGTCGCCCGGCGAACCGCCACCGCCGTGCCGGCCGCCGGCTCCTATCTGATCGTGGGGCGTTCGGACTTCGGCACCATGCAGTTCTGCTCCGGACGCCTTGCGGAGCTGCGGACGTGGAGCACCGTGCGTTCGGGCGGCGACATCGGTGCCGACCGCTACCGGCGCATCGGCTCTGCCGAACCCGGGCTGGCCGGATCGTGGGTGTACGAGAAGGACCGGCTGGGCACCGCCTTCGCGTCCGGGCAGCTCCTGTTCGCCGACCGCGGTCCGCACACCCGTCACGGCGGAGTATGGGGGGACCCGGCGACCGCGGACTCGCCGCTGGCCAAGTACAAGGTCGTGGCGGCCGTCGGGGACAAGACCCGGATCAGCCGCGACAGCTACGAGTGCGGGGACTGGGCCCACCTGGCCGCCGTGCACGAGCAGTCGTGGGCGCTGACGTTCGACGGCGCCTCGTGGGCGGAGACCCCGGACGCGGATGCCCTGGACATCACCGGGGACCTCACCATCGAGGTGTTCGCGAAGATCGACGCGATCGGCACCCGCCAGGGCCTCATCTCCAAGGGGCGCCTCGGCGACGGCACCGGCGGCAGCGTCCCCTACCAGCTCTCCGTCCTGGCGAGCGGGAAGCTGGAGTTCGCGTTCGAGGAGCCCGGGCCCACCGTCAAGCGGTACACCTCCACAACCGCCGTCACCGCCGGATTCCGCCGGATCGCTCTCGTCCGCAAGGCCGGACAGACCACCCAGGAGGTCAAGGGCAAGCGGAAGTTCCCCGTCACCAACTCCTCCGGCACCACTACCGAGCAGGAGTTCGACGTGGTGGAGCGGGTCGACGTCGAGGAGTGGCAGGACATCCGCTTCGTCGTCGACGGCACGGAACTCGCCGTCACCTCACCCACCGGATCGGCCCTCCCGCTCGGCCTCACCGTGGACCCAGGCCGCTACACCGGCCCCGGCCCCCGGGGCAACGACGGCCCGCTGGAGATCGGCCGCGTCCGCGAGGGCACCACCGCGTACCCCTTCAAGGGCACGGTCGGGGAGGTACGGATCTGGGGCAAGGCCCGGGAGAACAACCAGCTCGGCACCGCGCTCCAGCCCCGGGACGACGGTCTGATCGCCCGCTGGACCTTCGAGGAGAACGAGGGCAACACCACCGCCGACCTCGCCGGCGGTTACGGCCTCAAGCTCCGCGGCGCCCGCTGGACCGCCGACCCCGACCCCAAGGCCAGCAGTTTCACCCTCCACCGCAACGGCGAGGCCATCCCCACCGACACCCCCACGACCAGCCCGCTGACCGAATGGAGCCAGGAACAGCTCACCCTCGGCGCCCTGAAGACGAGCGCCACCGACTTCGGCGAGTTCTTCCACGGCGCCCTGGAAGAAGTCCGGCTGTGGCGCACCGCCCGGACCCCCGAGCAGCTCCTCGACAGCCTCTTCACCCGTCTCAAGGGCGACAAGCAGGATCTGATCGGCTACTGGCCCTTCGACTCCGCCTCCACCACCCCGACCTCGGAAGCCGTACGGGACCACTCCCTGCGCGGCAACCACCTCGACCTCGGCGACGAGACCAACCGTCCCGCTATCGTGCTCTCCACCGCCCCCGTCTCCACCGACACCGCGGCCGTCCGCTCCGCGCTGGCCGGGGTCCGCACGCGCTTCCACCAGAGCGCCACCGCCGGACCGGCGGCGAGCGAGTACGCCGACCTCCAGTACACCCCCACCGGCGAGGCGACCGGGGTACTCAAACGCGCCTATGCCCACATCACCAACGGGACCTGGCACCTGACCACCGGCTACAAGGTCGGCGATCTGGTCAGCGAATGGGTGAGCCAGGTCCAGTTCGACCCCCAGCTCATCGGTTACATCGAAGGCGCACCCCCCGTCCCGTCCGAGAACCTCACCGGCGGCACCGACCCGGCCGGCTGCGCGAAGGTCACCTTCCAGGAAGCCGACGAGGTCACCTCCGCCCTCTCCTCCAGCAGCGAACGCAGCGTCGACACCAGCTTCAGCGTCACCGCCGCCAACGAGGTCGACCAGGACACCCTCCTCATCCTCGCCCCCCTCGGCTTCGGTGTCGCCAGCCCCCTGTTCGAGGTCGGCCTCCTCGGCAGCCTCGGCGGCAGCCTGGAATTCTCCAACGCCTGGACCAGCGAGACCTCCGTCTCCCAGGGCACCTCCACCCAGCGCGACACCACCGCCACCCTCACCGGTGCCTGGGAGGACGACACCCAGCAGCTCAACGACGCCATCGGCCGCCGCTGGGTCCCCAACAACCACGGCTACGCCCTGGTCCAGTCCGAGACCGCCGATGTCTACGCCCTGCGCCTGGCGCACACCGGGGCGCTGGTCGCGTACCGGATGATGCCCAACCCGGACATCCCCAAGGACTGGAACATCATCAGCTTCCCCATCAACCCCCAGTACACCAAACAGGGCACCCTTGACGGGGCCGTCGGCTTCGACGACCGGGGCAAGGTCCTCGACCCCGCCTACGCGAACGCCACCGGCCGCGGCGACCACAGCTACTTCAAGCCCCGCGAGGCGTACGCGCTCAAGCGCCGCATCCTGCGCGAGCGCCAGCAGCTGGAGAACTACTACCAGAACGTCTCCACCGACACCGGCCGCAGCGACCCCACCGAAGGACGCGCCGAAAAGCTCCTGGAGTCCTTCGTCGGCCCCGTCCCCTCCCCGGACGCCAAGCAGCCCACCGCCACCGCCGACTCCTACGCCAACCGCAACATCGCCAACACCTACGTCTGGACCGCCGACGGCGGCTTCTTCGCCGAAACCACCTCGACCACCGACGTCGTCACCCAGACCACCGGCGGCTCCTACACCCTCACCGGAAAAGTCACCGGCACCCTCGAAGCCGGCTTCGAAGTCGGCGGCGTCGGCATCGGCCTCCAGTTCGAAGCCAGCCTCGGCGGCGGCCTGACCGTCACCCGCAGCCGCACCAAGGAATCCACCCGCACCCACAGCCTCGAAGTCGAGTGCAACCCCACCCGCGACCTGCAGAAATACACCGACGGCAAACCCGACTACAGCGGCAGCAAGCCCGTCCTGGTCCCCGGCAAGGTCGACGCCTACCGCTTCATGACCTTCTACCTAGGCCAGGACACCACCCACTTCGACGACTTCTACAACAAAGTCGCCGACCCCACCTGGCTCGCAGGCAGCAACGACCCCGCCGCCACCGCCCTGAGGCAGGCCCAGCACAGCACCCGCAAACCCCCCTGCTGGCGGATCCTGCACCGCGTCACCTACCTCTCCCGCATCCTCCCCGCCATCCCCACCGCCGACGCACCCCCGCTGGAGAAAGCCCTCCACGACGTCGACGTCACCAGCAACTACGAACTCATCCGCCGCCTCGACCCCTACGTCTCCACCGCCACCACCGACCAGGCCGCCCTCGCCGACGCCACCCGCACCGCCCTCGCCACCCACCTCCCCGAACTCCTGCCCCACGCACCTGAGATCACCCAGTTCCTCGCCGACTACTACGGCATCGCCGACTAG
- a CDS encoding serine protease — translation MAGTGGWLRRVVPVVLGMVLAAGSAGSAVAVPVPPPGVLVVGGTDAPAGAYPYQVSLQVQRDFGWYHVCGGSVIDARWVLTAAHCLTGTPAGRIRAWVGANNLFVPGGTTYPAQETITHENYNPRAAGSPNDIGLLKLATPIAFTPLVQPIALPDLPELSGGSATLTGWGRLHGNGPTPETLQHATVTVLPVATCRLRWPGHNLHPLNHLCTFDREAGLSACEGDSGGPLARDGRVIGIVSWGATTCNGQTPSVYTNTGAYRTWITTRTGI, via the coding sequence ATGGCAGGTACGGGTGGCTGGTTGCGGCGGGTTGTTCCGGTGGTACTGGGGATGGTGCTGGCCGCCGGGTCGGCCGGGAGCGCGGTGGCGGTCCCGGTGCCGCCGCCGGGCGTGCTGGTGGTGGGCGGCACGGACGCCCCCGCGGGCGCCTATCCCTATCAGGTCTCGCTGCAGGTCCAGAGAGACTTCGGCTGGTACCACGTCTGCGGCGGGTCGGTCATCGACGCCCGGTGGGTGCTGACCGCGGCCCACTGCCTGACCGGGACCCCTGCCGGCCGGATACGGGCGTGGGTCGGGGCGAACAACCTCTTCGTCCCCGGCGGCACCACCTACCCGGCGCAGGAGACGATCACCCACGAGAACTACAACCCCCGCGCCGCCGGCAGTCCGAACGACATCGGGCTGCTGAAACTGGCCACGCCCATCGCCTTCACCCCGCTGGTCCAGCCGATCGCCCTCCCCGACCTGCCGGAACTCTCCGGCGGCAGCGCGACCCTCACCGGCTGGGGACGGCTCCACGGCAACGGCCCCACACCGGAAACCCTCCAGCACGCCACGGTCACCGTCCTGCCCGTGGCCACCTGCCGGCTGCGCTGGCCCGGCCACAACCTGCACCCGCTCAACCACCTGTGCACCTTCGACAGGGAAGCGGGCCTGTCCGCGTGCGAGGGCGACAGCGGCGGCCCCCTCGCCCGCGACGGCCGGGTGATCGGCATCGTCAGCTGGGGCGCCACCACCTGCAACGGACAGACCCCCTCCGTCTACACCAACACCGGCGCCTACCGGACCTGGATCACCACCAGGACCGGCATCTGA